In Streptomyces qaidamensis, one DNA window encodes the following:
- a CDS encoding BlaI/MecI/CopY family transcriptional regulator: protein MTGPGQRPRRGQGELEALVLSALREADGPATAGWVQERLGGDLAYTTVITILTRLLGKGAVTRERVGRSFAWTPASDQAGLAARKMRKVLDAESDRGAVLASFVTGLGPDEERLLRDLLDQAQSEGED from the coding sequence GTGACGGGTCCTGGGCAGCGTCCCCGGCGGGGACAGGGCGAGCTGGAGGCGCTGGTGCTGTCGGCGCTGCGGGAGGCGGACGGCCCGGCCACGGCCGGCTGGGTGCAGGAACGCCTCGGCGGTGACCTGGCGTACACGACGGTGATCACGATCCTGACCCGGCTGCTGGGCAAGGGCGCGGTCACCCGGGAGCGGGTCGGCCGGTCCTTCGCCTGGACACCGGCCTCCGACCAGGCGGGCCTGGCCGCCCGCAAGATGCGCAAGGTGCTGGACGCCGAGAGCGACCGCGGGGCCGTGCTCGCCAGCTTCGTCACCGGCCTCGGCCCGGACGAGGAGCGGCTGCTGCGCGACCTGCTGGATCAGGCCCAGAGCGAAGGGGAAGACTGA
- a CDS encoding TerD family protein, with protein MGVSLSKGGNVSLSKEAPGLTAVLVGLGWDVRTTTGTDYDLDASALLLDASGKVPSDQHFVFYNNLKSPDGSVEHTGDNLTGEGEGDDESVKVNLAAVPAEIDKIVFPVSIHDAENRGQSFGQVRNAFIRVVNQAGGQEIARYDLSEDASTETAMVFGELYRHGTEWKFRAVGQGYASGLAGIAADFGVNV; from the coding sequence GTGGGAGTTTCCCTGTCCAAGGGCGGCAACGTCTCGCTCAGCAAGGAGGCGCCCGGCCTGACCGCCGTCCTGGTCGGCCTGGGCTGGGACGTCCGCACGACCACCGGCACCGACTACGACCTCGACGCCTCCGCCCTGCTCCTCGACGCCTCCGGCAAGGTCCCCTCGGACCAGCACTTCGTCTTCTACAACAACCTCAAGAGCCCGGACGGTTCGGTCGAGCACACCGGCGACAACCTCACCGGTGAGGGCGAGGGCGACGACGAGTCCGTCAAGGTGAACCTCGCCGCCGTGCCGGCCGAGATCGACAAGATCGTCTTCCCGGTGTCCATCCACGACGCCGAGAACCGCGGCCAGAGCTTCGGGCAGGTCCGCAACGCCTTCATCCGGGTCGTCAACCAGGCGGGCGGCCAGGAGATCGCCCGCTACGACCTGTCGGAGGACGCCTCGACCGAGACCGCGATGGTCTTCGGCGAGCTCTACCGGCACGGCACCGAGTGGAAGTTCCGTGCGGTCGGCCAGGGCTACGCCTCGGGTCTCGCCGGTATCGCCGCCGACTTCGGCGTCAACGTCTGA
- a CDS encoding twin-arginine translocase TatA/TatE family subunit: MFGLSEFAIILIVVIAVIGMKKLPELTRSAGKAARILKAEARAAKDEEAGTAPAPRVVQGEIVPQGTGTTPPGARAADAPDHP; the protein is encoded by the coding sequence ATGTTCGGACTGAGCGAGTTCGCGATCATTCTCATCGTCGTCATAGCGGTCATCGGGATGAAGAAGCTCCCCGAGCTGACCCGCTCGGCCGGCAAGGCGGCCCGCATCCTCAAGGCCGAGGCCCGCGCGGCGAAGGACGAGGAGGCCGGGACGGCCCCCGCGCCGCGGGTGGTCCAGGGCGAGATCGTCCCGCAGGGCACCGGCACGACCCCGCCCGGTGCCCGGGCGGCGGACGCCCCGGACCACCCCTGA
- the htpG gene encoding molecular chaperone HtpG: MTTETFEFQVEARQLLQLMIHSVYSNKDVFLRELVSNASDALDKLRLEKLRDDALDADVSDLHIELDIDKEARTLTVRDNGIGMSYDEVGRLIGTIAHSGTAAFLEELREAKDAAGAEGLIGQFGVGFYSGFMAADEVTLVTRRAGEGQGTRWTSRGEATYTLERVDDAPQGTSVTLHLKPADPENQLHDYTSEWTIREIVKRYSDFITWPIRMVPEAKDGEGAPEPETLNSMKALWARSRDEVSDDEYHELYKHISHDWREPLETIRLQAEGTFEYQALLFVPSHAPHDLFTRDFKRGVQLYVKRVFIMDDCEALLPPYLRFVKGVVDAQDLSLNVSREILQQDRHIRMMQRRLTKKVLSTVKEFLAKDADRYRTFWREFGTALKEGLVTDSENRDAILAVSSFATTRSDDEPTTLAQYVERMKDGQDDIWFITGESRQSIENSPHMEAFRDKGIEVLLLTDAVDEVWVDAVGEYEGKKLRSVTKGEIDLDGEGGEKAGEEREKQAEEYAGLLGWMREQLDEDIKEVRLSTRLTVSPACVVSDAHDLTPALENMYRAMGQEVPRTKRILELNPGHPLVKGLHEAYGASEDRTELAESAELLHTLAVLAEGGQPKDPARFVRLVSDRLERTL; this comes from the coding sequence ATGACGACCGAAACGTTTGAGTTCCAGGTAGAGGCGCGTCAGCTGCTCCAGCTGATGATCCACTCGGTCTACTCGAACAAGGATGTCTTCCTGCGGGAACTCGTCTCCAACGCCTCCGACGCGCTCGACAAGCTGCGTCTGGAGAAGCTGCGGGACGACGCGCTCGACGCCGATGTGTCGGACCTGCACATCGAGCTCGACATCGACAAGGAGGCCCGCACCCTCACGGTGCGGGACAACGGCATCGGCATGTCGTACGACGAGGTCGGCCGGCTCATCGGCACCATCGCCCATTCGGGTACGGCCGCGTTCCTGGAGGAGCTGCGTGAGGCCAAGGACGCGGCCGGGGCCGAGGGGCTCATCGGCCAGTTCGGCGTCGGCTTCTACTCCGGCTTCATGGCGGCGGACGAGGTGACGCTGGTGACCCGGCGTGCCGGGGAGGGCCAGGGGACCCGCTGGACGTCGCGCGGCGAGGCCACGTACACCCTGGAGAGGGTCGACGACGCGCCGCAGGGCACGTCCGTCACGCTCCACCTCAAGCCCGCCGACCCCGAGAACCAGCTGCACGACTACACCTCCGAGTGGACGATCCGGGAGATCGTCAAGCGCTACTCGGACTTCATCACCTGGCCGATCCGGATGGTCCCGGAGGCGAAGGACGGCGAGGGCGCGCCCGAGCCCGAGACGCTGAACTCCATGAAGGCCCTGTGGGCGCGTTCGCGCGACGAGGTGTCCGACGACGAGTACCACGAGCTGTACAAGCACATCAGCCACGACTGGCGCGAGCCCCTGGAGACGATCCGGCTCCAGGCCGAGGGCACCTTCGAGTACCAGGCCCTGCTCTTCGTCCCCTCCCACGCCCCGCACGACCTGTTCACGCGGGACTTCAAGCGCGGCGTCCAGCTGTACGTGAAGCGCGTCTTCATCATGGACGACTGCGAGGCGCTGCTGCCGCCCTACCTGCGCTTCGTCAAGGGCGTCGTCGACGCGCAGGACCTCTCGCTCAACGTCTCCCGCGAGATCCTGCAGCAGGACCGGCACATCCGGATGATGCAGCGCAGGCTGACGAAGAAGGTGCTGTCCACGGTCAAGGAGTTCCTCGCCAAGGACGCGGACCGCTACCGCACGTTCTGGCGCGAGTTCGGCACCGCCCTGAAGGAGGGTCTGGTCACCGACTCCGAGAACCGTGACGCGATCCTCGCCGTGTCCTCGTTCGCGACCACCCGCTCCGACGACGAGCCGACGACGCTCGCGCAGTACGTGGAGCGGATGAAGGACGGTCAGGACGACATCTGGTTCATCACCGGTGAGTCCCGGCAGAGCATCGAGAACTCCCCGCACATGGAGGCGTTCCGGGACAAGGGCATCGAGGTCCTGCTGCTCACCGACGCCGTCGACGAGGTCTGGGTCGACGCCGTCGGCGAGTACGAGGGCAAGAAGCTGCGGTCCGTCACCAAGGGCGAGATCGACCTCGACGGCGAGGGCGGGGAGAAGGCCGGCGAGGAGCGCGAGAAGCAGGCCGAGGAGTACGCCGGGCTGCTCGGCTGGATGCGCGAGCAGCTCGACGAGGACATCAAGGAGGTCCGCCTCTCCACGCGGCTCACGGTCTCCCCGGCGTGCGTCGTCTCGGACGCGCACGACCTGACCCCGGCCCTGGAGAACATGTACCGGGCGATGGGCCAGGAGGTGCCGCGCACCAAGCGGATCCTGGAGCTCAACCCCGGCCACCCGCTGGTGAAGGGCCTGCACGAGGCGTACGGGGCGAGCGAGGACCGTACGGAGCTCGCCGAGTCAGCCGAGCTGCTGCACACCCTGGCGGTGCTCGCGGAGGGTGGCCAGCCCAAGGACCCGGCGCGCTTCGTCAGGCTCGTGTCCGACCGCCTGGAGCGCACGCTGTAG
- a CDS encoding class F sortase, protein MAASPPALPDPGPEPSKRRLRTVVSVLWAVVALVLTVSLVGGRGGSSDAAGPPHAPPAVAASPAVPDQPGTPPGSAAPRRTAAAGAGPHLPRSRPVRLLIPKISVDAPFTDLAIGSSGQLEPPPAHDTNLVGWYAKGHTPGEAGTAIIAGHVDTATSPAVFAGLSELRKGDRFQVARADGGKATFVVYATESFEKDAFPSDRVYSDTPDAQVRLITCAGAYDRRARDYTENLVVFARLV, encoded by the coding sequence ATGGCAGCCAGTCCCCCCGCTCTTCCCGACCCCGGCCCCGAACCGTCGAAGCGGCGGCTGCGCACCGTCGTGTCGGTGCTGTGGGCGGTGGTCGCCCTCGTCCTGACCGTGAGCCTGGTCGGCGGCCGCGGCGGGTCGTCCGACGCCGCCGGCCCGCCGCACGCTCCACCGGCCGTGGCCGCGAGCCCGGCCGTCCCCGACCAGCCCGGCACACCACCCGGGTCCGCCGCGCCGCGCCGGACCGCCGCGGCCGGCGCAGGCCCGCATCTACCGCGGTCCCGGCCGGTCCGCCTGCTCATCCCCAAGATCTCGGTCGACGCTCCCTTCACCGACCTCGCCATCGGCAGCTCGGGCCAGCTGGAGCCCCCGCCTGCGCACGACACCAACCTCGTCGGCTGGTACGCCAAGGGCCACACCCCCGGAGAGGCGGGTACCGCGATCATCGCGGGGCACGTGGACACCGCGACCTCCCCAGCCGTCTTCGCCGGGCTCAGCGAGCTGAGGAAGGGCGACCGGTTCCAGGTGGCGCGGGCCGACGGCGGCAAGGCGACCTTCGTCGTCTACGCCACGGAGTCGTTCGAGAAGGACGCCTTCCCCAGCGACCGCGTCTACAGCGACACACCGGACGCCCAGGTCCGGCTCATCACCTGCGCGGGTGCCTACGACCGTCGGGCCCGGGACTACACCGAGAACCTGGTCGTCTTCGCCCGTCTCGTCTGA
- a CDS encoding DUF3040 domain-containing protein codes for MPPSEDHRLVDLEARLEQEDPRFTRAMRSGRPARPREYRRTGAWWGLALGVVVLACGIALAQGLLIAGGLVLVGMAAQLADPDPVRMAHRGFGRR; via the coding sequence GTGCCCCCCTCCGAAGACCACCGCCTCGTCGATCTCGAAGCACGACTCGAGCAGGAGGACCCCCGGTTCACCCGGGCCATGAGATCCGGCCGCCCCGCCCGGCCCCGGGAGTACCGGCGTACCGGCGCCTGGTGGGGGCTGGCACTCGGCGTCGTCGTGCTGGCCTGCGGCATCGCCCTGGCTCAGGGGCTGCTCATCGCGGGCGGGCTGGTCCTCGTCGGCATGGCGGCCCAGCTGGCCGATCCGGACCCGGTCCGCATGGCGCACCGGGGCTTCGGACGGCGCTGA
- a CDS encoding class I SAM-dependent methyltransferase, whose product MDSIPANRRLWNRISSAYQHKHDPQIGAAPRLWGMYSVPDAHLHALGDVTGKRVLELGCGAGQWSRALAAEGATVVGLDLSEAQLAAAARAMGAARYPLVQGAAEQLPFAADSFDLVFCDFGGLSWAPPHLAVPEAARVLGRGGRLVFNVASPWFEACYDEAAGRVTTTLRQDYFGLNTIAEDDGATSYQLTYGDWVKVLRGAGLVIDDLIEPRPELGTPNGYNETDPPDWAHRWPAELLWVTHKP is encoded by the coding sequence GTGGACAGCATCCCCGCCAACCGGCGGCTCTGGAACCGGATCAGCAGCGCCTACCAGCACAAGCACGACCCGCAAATCGGCGCCGCGCCCCGGCTGTGGGGCATGTACTCCGTCCCCGACGCGCACCTGCACGCCCTGGGCGACGTCACCGGCAAGCGCGTCCTCGAACTCGGCTGCGGCGCCGGCCAGTGGTCCAGGGCACTCGCCGCCGAGGGCGCCACCGTGGTCGGGCTCGACCTGTCCGAAGCCCAACTCGCCGCAGCGGCCCGCGCGATGGGAGCGGCCCGCTACCCGCTGGTGCAAGGTGCCGCCGAACAACTCCCCTTCGCCGCCGACAGCTTCGACCTGGTCTTCTGCGACTTCGGTGGGCTCAGCTGGGCGCCCCCGCACCTGGCCGTCCCGGAGGCCGCACGCGTCCTGGGCCGAGGCGGGCGCCTGGTGTTCAACGTCGCCAGCCCATGGTTCGAAGCGTGCTACGACGAAGCCGCCGGCCGCGTGACCACGACGCTGCGGCAGGACTACTTCGGGCTGAACACCATCGCCGAGGACGACGGCGCGACCAGCTACCAGCTCACCTACGGCGACTGGGTCAAGGTCCTGCGCGGCGCGGGTCTCGTCATCGACGACCTCATCGAGCCGCGGCCCGAACTCGGAACACCCAACGGCTACAACGAAACCGACCCACCCGACTGGGCACACCGCTGGCCGGCGGAACT